From the genome of Primulina eburnea isolate SZY01 chromosome 12, ASM2296580v1, whole genome shotgun sequence, one region includes:
- the LOC140807732 gene encoding BTB/POZ domain-containing protein POB1-like, with protein sequence MESGSSFGSGLPEKLSDFAFAFNDVNFSDRVLRIEVLLDVPEFKPGPDDSLAVWACNRKRRRDDQLNALELTVQREEQIMSGNIPDMEDGVTYENVEEAVAMIEEPPVNVAVIMNLQPDMTSNEATQVKEISSGMDYSAIIVKTIHISSPILAAKSPFFYKLFSNGMRESEQRHVTLRVHASEEAALMDLLNFIYSNSLTRTTPSALLDVLMAADKYEVASCMRYCSRLLRNMPMTCESALLYLDLPSTVLMADTVQPLTDAAKQFLAERFKDMSKFQEEVLNLPLSGIEAILASDYLQVASEDAILDFVLKWARIHYPKLEERREILSTRLIRLIRFPCMSCRKLKKVLTCSDFDPELTSKVVLDALFFKAEAPYRQRSLVVEGNASFRRFAERAYKYRPVKIVEFELPRQQCTVYLDLKREECTNLFPSGRVYSQAFHLGGQGFFLSAHCNMDQQSSFHCFGLFLGMQEKGSDTFTVDYEFASRTKPSEEFVSKYKGNYNFTGGKAVGYRNLFGVPWTAFIAEDSPFFINRILHLRADLTIKPRVFLDNM encoded by the exons ATGGAATCGGGCAGTTCGTTTGGAAGTGGGTTGCCGGAAAAGTTGTCGGACTTTGCGTTCGCATTCAATGACGTCAATTTCTCTGATAGGGTTCTTCGGATTGAGGTCTTACTCGATGTGCCCGAATTCAAACCCGGCCCCGATGACAGCCTCGCTGTTTGGGCGTGTAACCGGAAGAGGCGTCGCGATGATCAGCTCAATG CTTTAGAGTTGACGGTGCAACGTGAAGAACAGATCATGAGTGGCAATATCCCAGATATGGAAGACGGTGTTACTTATGAAAATGTAGAGGAAGCTGTCGCAATGATTGAGGAGCCACCTGTAAATGTAGCAGTGATTATGAATCTCCAGCCTGACATGACAA GTAATGAAGCTACACAGGTCAAAGAAATATCTTCTGGAATGGACTACTCAGCTATCATAGTGAAGACCATTCACATTAGCTCTCCTATTTTGGCGGCAAAGAGTCCATTCTTTTACAAG TTGTTCTCAAACGGTATGAGAGAGTCAGAGCAACGACATGTAACTCTACGCGTCCATGCCTCTG aggAAGCTGCCCTCATGGATTtgctaaattttatttatagcAATTCTTTAACAAGAACAACACCATCTGCTTTGTTGGATGTGTTAATGGCTGCGGACAAATATGAGGTTGCATCATGCATGAGGTATTGCAGCCGTCTATTGCGGAACATGCCGATGACTTGTGAATCAGCATTGCTTTATTTGGATCTTCCTTCGACTGTTTTGATGGCTGATACAGTTCAGCCACTTACAGATGCTGCCAAGCAATTTCTTGCTGAGCGCTTCAAAGACATGAGCAA GTTTCAGGAAGAAGTTCTCAACCTGCCTTTATCTGGTATCGAGGCAATTCTGGCCAGTGATTATCTTCAGGTAGCTTCAGAGGATGCTATCTTAGATTTTGTGCTGAAATGGGCTCGAATACATTACCCAAAGCTGGAGGAACGCCGTGAAATATTGAGCACACGTCTCATTCGCCTGATTCGTTTTCCATGCATGAGTTGCCGAAAGCTGAAAAAGGTACTAACTTGCAGTGACTTTGACCCGGAACTAACTTCCAAGGTTGTACTAGATGCCCTTTTTTTCAAGGCAGAAGCTCCATACCGGCAACGCTCTCTGGTGGTAGAGGGCAATGCTTCATTCCGCCGTTTTGCAGAGCGTGCATATAAATACCGACCCGTCAAGATTGTTGAATTTGAGTTACCTCGTCAACAGTGTACAGTGTATCTGGATCTAAAGCGAGAGGAGTGTACAAACCTCTTTCCTTCTGGTCGAGTCTACTCCCAAGCTTTTCACTTGGGAGGGCAAGGATTTTTCTTGTCGGCCCATTGCAATATGGACCAACAGAGTTCTTTCCATTGTTTCGGGCTGTTTTTAGGCATGCAAGAGAAGGGATCGGACACCTTCACAGTTGACTACGAGTTCGCGTCTAGGACAAAGCCCTCCGAGGAGTTTGTGAGCAAGTATAAAGGAAATTACAACTTTACTGGAGGAAAGGCTGTTGGATACAGAAACTTATTTGGTGTTCCATGGACCGCTTTCATAGCAGAAGACAGCCCTTTTTTCATCAATAGGATTCTCCATCTAAGGGCAGACCTGACTATCAAACCACGAGTTTTTCTTGATAATATGTGA
- the LOC140807733 gene encoding 6-phosphogluconate dehydrogenase, decarboxylating 3, chloroplastic-like translates to MESAATLSQIGLAGLAVMGQNLALNIAEKGFPISVYNRTTSKVDETKDRAQREGNLPLFGQYNPKDFVLSIKKPRSVIILVKAGAPVDQTIDALSAYMEPGDTIIDGGNEWYENTERRISEVSGKGLLYLGMGVSGGEDGARNGPSLMPGGSHRAYLNIHHILDKVAAQVDDGPCVTYIGEGGSGNFVKMVHNGIEYGDMQLISEAYDVLKNVGGLGNDELAAIFYDWNRGELESFLVEITADIFKVEDEDTGGGYLVDKILDKTGMKGTGKWTVQQAAELSIAAPTIAASLDSRYMSGLKEEREAAAEIFEKEGLKEELINNVAAVDKKKLIDDVRQALYASKICSYAQGMNLLRSKSVEKGWGLNLGELARIWKGGCIIRAVFLDRIKQAYQRNPGLANLLVDPEFAREMVQRQAAWRRVVGLAIQKGISVPGMSASLQYFDTYRRSRLPANLVQAQRDYFGAHTYERIDRPGSYHTEWSKLARKTRVAR, encoded by the coding sequence ATGGAATCAGCAGCGACGCTGTCCCAAATCGGGCTTGCGGGCCTCGCAGTGATGGGTCAGAACTTGGCCCTGAACATCGCGGAGAAAGGCTTCCCGATTTCCGTCTACAATCGGACGACTTCCAAAGTTGATGAAACTAAGGATCGAGCTCAACGGGAAGGTAATCTGCCTCTCTTCGGCCAGTACAACCCCAAAGATTTCGTCCTTTCTATTAAAAAGCCCAGATCTGTGATCATTCTTGTGAAAGCTGGGGCCCCTGTTGACCAGACCATCGATGCTCTGTCTGCGTACATGGAGCCCGGTGATACGATCATCGATGGGGGTAATGAGTGGTACGAGAACACTGAACGCCGTATTTCGGAGGTTTCTGGGAAGGGCTTACTTTATCTTGGGATGGGAGTTTCCGGGGGTGAAGACGGGGCACGAAATGGGCCTTCTTTGATGCCAGGAGGGTCCCACCGGGCCTATTTGAATATTCATCACATTCTTGATAAGGTCGCCGCGCAGGTGGATGATGGCCCTTGTGTTACTTACATTGGCGAAGGAGGGTCGGGGAATTTTGTGAAGATGGTGCATAATGGAATTGAGTATGGTGATATGCAGCTGATTTCAGAAGCTTATGATGTGCTGAAGAACGTTGGGGGACTAGGGAATGACGAGTTAGCGGCGATATTTTATGACTGGAATAGGGGGGAGTTGGAGAGTTTCCTGGTTGAGATTACCGCAGATATCTTTAAGGTGGAGGATGAGGACACTGGCGGTGGGTATTTGGTGGATAAGATTTTGGATAAGACCGGGATGAAAGGAACGGGGAAATGGACGGTGCAGCAGGCGGCTGAGCTGTCCATCGCAGCTCCCACGATCGCCGCTTCATTGGATAGTAGGTACATGAGTGGTTTAAAGGAGGAGAGGGAGGCGGCTGCAGAGATTTTCGAGAAAGAAGGGTTGAAGGAGGAGTTGATTAATAATGTGGCCGCAGTGGATAAGAAAAAGTTGATTGACGATGTCCGGCAGGCTCTCTACGCATCCAAGATTTGTAGTTACGCCCAAGGGATGAATTTGTTGAGGTCAAAGAGTGTGGAGAAAGGATGGGGTTTGAACTTGGGGGAGTTGGCGAGGATTTGGAAAGGTGGGTGCATCATCAGGGCAGTTTTCTTGGATAGGATTAAGCAAGCTTATCAGAGGAATCCGGGGCTGGCCAATTTACTGGTGGACCCTGAGTTTGCAAGGGAAATGGTGCAGAGACAGGCAGCATGGAGGAGAGTCGTGGGGTTGGCTATTCAGAAGGGAATTAGTGTCCCCGGGATGTCTGCGAGTTTGCAATATTTTGATACTTATAGACGTAGTAGGCTGCCCGCCAACCTTGTGCAGGCTCAGAGGGATTATTTTGGGGCGCATACATACGAGAGGATCGATCGCCCTGGATCGTACCACACCGAGTGGTCCAAGCTTGCTCGAAAGACCAGAGTGGCCAGGTAG
- the LOC140806598 gene encoding secreted RxLR effector protein 161-like produces the protein MMESGFKFSECDKCVYIKNTENGYVILCLYVDDILIIGSNDKMIKSTKKLLNSRFDMKDLGLADVILGIKIHRTSEGIVLSQSHYVDKILEKFNNDDSALARTPIDTSQHLSKNRGESMSQLEYSRVIGSLMYLMSCTRPDIAYAVSKLSRFTSNPGVEHWKAIIRLLRYLRYTRDHGMHYTRYPAVIERYSDANWISDMKDSKSTSGFVFTLGGAAIAWKSSKQTLIARSTMESEFIALDKCGEEAE, from the coding sequence ATGATGGAAAGTGGATTTAAATTCAGTGAATGTGACAAATGTGTATACATAAAAAACACTGAAAATGGATATGTCATTTTATGTCTTTACGTAGATGACATACTTATCATTGGTAGTAATGATAAGATGATTAAATCCACAAAGAAATTATTGAACTCAAGATTTGACATGAAAGATTTGGGCTTAGCCGATGTGATCCTTGGAATTAAAATCCATAGAACATCAGAAGGGATAGTCCTAAGTCAATCGCATTATGTTGACAAAATACTTGAGAAATTCAATAATGATGACTCTGCATTGGCTAGAACCCCGATTGACACCAGTCAGCATCTATCAAAGAATCGAGGTGAGAGTATGTCTCAATTAGAATACTCTCGAGTCATTGGAAGTCTGATGTACTTAATGAGTtgtacaagaccagacataGCCTATGCAGTGAGCAAATTGAGTAGATTCACGAGTAATCCAGGAGTTGAACACTGGAAAGCAATTATCAGATTGCTAAGATACTTAAGGTACACTCGTGATCATGGGATGCACTATACCAGATATCCTGCTGTTATCGAAAGATACAGTGATGCAAATtggatatctgatatgaaagacTCAAAATCTACAAGTGGATTTGTATTCACTTTAGGAGGTGCAGCAATTGCGTGGAAATCTTCTAAACAAACTCTAATAGCCAGATCcacgatggaatctgagtttaTAGCTCTTGACAAGTGTGGTGAAGAGGCTGAATAG
- the LOC140806597 gene encoding LOW QUALITY PROTEIN: uncharacterized protein (The sequence of the model RefSeq protein was modified relative to this genomic sequence to represent the inferred CDS: deleted 1 base in 1 codon) gives SCLKNFLIHHRPHTRALHSAHLPPNLSGIKVSVVGLRSRTLWRKGANFSDFIIPPKTLPVPYSKRVLILYHNLGNWSSFYYTLPGYTVMSPVIGFLVYDESFSSRKKPSKLSKLELDTKGKPIMIQFKNWTFPRKGGNRDKRCAAFDENGNLVYISDISMTSECQSRIQSHFSVDIPVNETEASVALLDCRLFGWICVIDFGGNLAVRCLVGKRRQDTMEKDADNGEFLQTYCIHSSKMPRAKVTITQPVLESATLPNPKLSWFDYSNRNQSQK, from the exons TCATGCCTTAAAAATTTTCTGATTCATCACCGCCCGCATACCCGTGCCCTACACAGTGCTCATCTCCCTCCAAATCTATCAGGAATCAAGGTTTCAGTTGTAGGCCTAAGAAGCAGAACCCTTTGGAGGAAAGGTGCCAACTTCAGTGACTTCATAATCCCCCCTAAGACCTTGCCGGTACCGTATTCGAAAAGGGTTCTCATACTTTACCATAATCTTGGCAACTGGTCTTCTTTCTACTACACTTTACCAGGCTACACAGTGATGAGCCCCGTCATTGGTTTTCTTGTGTACGACGAATCTTTCTCGAGCAGGAAAAAACCATCGAAACTATCAAAACTTGAGCTCGACACAAAGGGAAAGCCTATAATGATTCAATTCAAGAACTGGACGTTTCCCAGGAAAGGGGGCAATCGCGACAAAAGATGTGCTGCATTCGATGAAAATGGGAATTTG GTATATATAAGTGATATAAGCATGACTAGCGAGTGTCAAAGTAGAATCCAAAGCCATTTCTCAGTAGATATTCCTGTCAATGAAACAGAAGCAAGCGTGGCCCTTTTGGATTGTAGGCTTTTTGGGTGGAtttgtgtgattgattttgGTGGAAATCTGGCTGTGAGATGTTTAGTCGGGAAAAGGAGACAAGACACGATGGAAAAAGATGCAGACAATGGAGAGTTTCTGCAGACATATTGTATTCATAGCAGCAAAATGCCTAGAGCAAAAGTGACAATAACTCAGCCTGTTCTTGAGAGTGCAACTCTCCCAAATCCAAAACTTTCATGGTTCGACTACTCGAACAGAAACCAAAGTCAGAAATAG